One stretch of Zerene cesonia ecotype Mississippi chromosome 20, Zerene_cesonia_1.1, whole genome shotgun sequence DNA includes these proteins:
- the LOC119835056 gene encoding eukaryotic translation initiation factor 1A, X-chromosomal: protein MPKNKGKGGKNRRRGKNENETEKRELVFKEDGQEYAQVTKMLGNGRLEAMCFDGIKRLCHIRGKLRKKVWINQGDIILIGLRDYQDAKADVILKYTPDEARNLKTYGEFPETVRINETVVYSVDGLDEDIEFGDEVSSDDEADPVDAV, encoded by the coding sequence atgccGAAAAACAAAGGAAAAGGAGGTAAAAACAGGAGGAGGGGTAAAAATGAAAACGAAACAGAAAAACGTGAGTTAGTATTCAAAGAAGACGGTCAGGAGTACGCCCAAGTCACAAAGATGCTCGGTAATGGCCGCTTGGAGGCCATGTGCTTTGATGGCATAAAACGTCTTTGCCACATCAGAGGAAAACTTAGAAAAAAGGTATGGATAAATCAAGGCGATATCATATTAATTGGTTTACGAGATTACCAAGATGCCAAGGCTGAcgtaatcttaaaatatacaccTGATGAGGCAAGGAATCTTAAAACGTATGGTGAATTCCCAGAAACTGTACGTATCAATGAGACAGTTGTGTATTCAGTCGACGGTTTGGATGAAGACATTGAGTTTGGAGATGAGGTCAGCTCAGACGATGAAGCCGATCCTGTTGATGCAGTTTAA